A region from the Sandaracinus amylolyticus genome encodes:
- a CDS encoding PQQ-dependent sugar dehydrogenase: MITRKLWAVLAHAALVVACGDGGGDDDPSDAGPVSQQDAATPGTDGGRTDAGADGGAPDSGAPAVDCDAPIPALTMVPVTSETFSSPLYVTQPPGSTDLYVVERGGRIRIVRDGAVLDADFLDVASRLGARAPVGGDEWGLLGLAFHPQYQTNGRFFIAYTPNGAPWRNVIAEGSRSSVPDVAEDEVTEIVSIPDDAGNHNGGMLAFGPDGYLYAGIGDGGLQRDPNNRAQDLSSLLGKILRLDVSAPGEARVPADNPFADSEIWALGLRNPWRFSFDRENGDFWVGDVGNQTWEEISVVTSETAPGVNFGWPIYEGSRESPNRNGRNLVAGTTHHPPVAEYTHEDGISIVGGYVYRGSAIPGLRGVYFYGDSSADEYVRGLRYCDGEITRGPEAVPGLERTALPSYGLVSFGEDEDGELYTVYLVTGEVMRIVAAE; this comes from the coding sequence ATGATCACTCGCAAACTGTGGGCGGTGCTCGCGCATGCCGCACTCGTCGTCGCGTGCGGCGACGGCGGCGGAGACGACGATCCTTCGGACGCCGGGCCGGTGTCGCAGCAGGACGCCGCGACACCCGGGACCGATGGCGGCCGCACCGATGCCGGCGCGGACGGGGGCGCTCCGGACTCCGGCGCGCCCGCGGTCGACTGCGACGCGCCGATCCCCGCGCTGACGATGGTCCCGGTGACGAGCGAGACGTTCTCGTCGCCGCTGTACGTCACGCAGCCGCCCGGCTCGACCGACCTCTACGTGGTGGAGCGCGGCGGCCGGATCCGGATCGTTCGCGACGGCGCGGTGCTGGATGCGGACTTCCTCGACGTCGCGAGTCGTCTCGGCGCGAGGGCACCCGTAGGCGGCGACGAGTGGGGGCTGCTCGGCCTCGCGTTCCACCCGCAGTACCAGACCAACGGTCGGTTCTTCATCGCGTACACGCCGAACGGTGCGCCGTGGCGGAACGTCATCGCCGAGGGATCGCGCAGCAGCGTTCCCGACGTGGCGGAGGACGAGGTCACCGAGATCGTGTCGATCCCGGACGACGCGGGGAACCACAACGGCGGCATGCTCGCGTTCGGTCCGGATGGCTACCTCTACGCCGGCATCGGCGACGGCGGGCTCCAGCGCGACCCCAACAACCGCGCGCAGGACCTCTCGAGCCTGCTCGGCAAGATCCTCCGTCTCGACGTGAGCGCCCCGGGTGAGGCGCGGGTGCCCGCCGACAACCCGTTCGCCGACAGCGAGATCTGGGCGCTCGGCCTGAGGAACCCGTGGCGCTTCTCGTTCGACCGCGAGAACGGCGACTTCTGGGTCGGCGACGTGGGCAACCAGACCTGGGAGGAGATCAGCGTGGTCACTTCGGAGACGGCACCCGGTGTGAACTTCGGCTGGCCGATCTACGAAGGCTCGCGCGAGTCGCCGAACCGCAACGGGCGTAACCTGGTGGCCGGCACGACGCACCATCCGCCGGTCGCGGAGTACACGCACGAAGACGGCATCTCGATCGTCGGCGGCTACGTCTACCGAGGCTCGGCGATCCCCGGACTGCGGGGCGTCTACTTCTACGGTGACTCGAGCGCCGACGAGTACGTGCGTGGGCTTCGCTACTGCGACGGAGAGATCACGCGCGGGCCCGAAGCCGTGCCGGGCCTCGAGCGCACGGCGCTGCCGAGCTATGGCCTCGTCTCGTTCGGCGAGGACGAGGACGGCGAGCTCTACACCGTGTACCTCGTGACGGGCGAGGTGATGCGCATCGTCGCCGCCGAGTGA
- a CDS encoding FG-GAP repeat domain-containing protein: MKAVRATLQTLAVLLGLWAVLAIVGLVAGVLPFAGLGGETASDAPIESADAGVAEVDAASEVDAAVVEADAGALEIDAGPPAPVLPRFRRDRWIVCPEPAIAPSLAAIDLIGDAHAELAVGCGDRWEIIAITNDVPLRVARVDAPTSDAESAPMAGAALAADFDADGARDLILPLAFYGAGSATRGGGLYVVPRDRFGGFDNPRVLAPIAAVGVVAGLVDEGDAIDLAVVHRANPFARLPSEVWVFAGGASPARRAVLRTAVGAQSAGLVDLDRDGKLDVIVTSPDEGRADVFFGSGTGPFPRHHTLTIPGASGVAIGDVDGDGANDALIEASGVVVVRARRASEGELEVTRIDAAPPTAREITTAQLDDDAAAEIVAWDHPRLVVIDTNADGAFEALTRLELGPGELGPRRHVLADVDGDATPELVLLGVSAIDGVRSLELVIVPSAERGVVDVGDRRDVNDAPLRLRVPLPDAQAP; this comes from the coding sequence GTGAAAGCGGTGCGCGCGACGCTGCAGACCCTCGCGGTGCTGCTCGGTCTCTGGGCGGTGCTGGCGATCGTCGGGCTCGTCGCGGGCGTGCTGCCCTTCGCGGGGCTCGGGGGTGAGACGGCGAGCGACGCGCCGATCGAGAGCGCGGACGCGGGCGTCGCCGAGGTGGACGCCGCCAGCGAGGTCGATGCCGCCGTCGTCGAGGCGGACGCGGGGGCGCTCGAGATCGACGCGGGCCCGCCCGCGCCCGTGCTGCCGCGCTTCCGCCGCGATCGCTGGATCGTGTGCCCCGAGCCGGCGATTGCGCCCTCGCTCGCCGCGATCGATCTGATCGGCGACGCGCACGCGGAGCTCGCGGTCGGGTGCGGCGATCGCTGGGAGATCATCGCGATCACGAACGACGTGCCGCTGCGCGTCGCGCGCGTCGACGCGCCCACGAGCGACGCCGAGTCGGCGCCGATGGCCGGCGCTGCGCTCGCCGCGGACTTCGACGCGGACGGCGCGCGTGATCTGATCCTCCCGCTCGCGTTCTACGGCGCTGGCAGCGCGACGCGCGGCGGCGGGCTCTACGTCGTGCCGCGCGATCGCTTCGGCGGGTTCGACAACCCGCGCGTGCTCGCGCCGATCGCGGCGGTCGGCGTGGTCGCGGGCCTCGTCGACGAGGGCGACGCGATCGATCTCGCGGTGGTGCACCGCGCGAACCCGTTCGCGCGCCTGCCGAGCGAGGTCTGGGTGTTCGCGGGCGGCGCGTCTCCGGCACGACGTGCGGTGCTGCGCACCGCGGTCGGCGCGCAGAGCGCGGGCCTCGTCGATCTCGATCGCGACGGCAAGCTCGACGTGATCGTGACCTCGCCCGACGAGGGCCGCGCCGACGTCTTCTTCGGGAGCGGCACCGGCCCCTTCCCGCGCCACCACACGCTCACGATCCCCGGCGCGTCGGGCGTCGCGATCGGCGACGTCGACGGTGACGGCGCGAACGACGCGCTGATCGAGGCGAGCGGCGTCGTCGTGGTGCGCGCGCGACGCGCGAGCGAGGGCGAGCTCGAGGTCACGCGCATCGACGCCGCGCCGCCGACCGCGCGCGAGATCACGACCGCGCAGCTCGACGACGATGCCGCCGCCGAGATCGTCGCCTGGGACCACCCGCGCCTCGTCGTGATCGACACCAACGCGGACGGCGCGTTCGAAGCCCTCACGCGCCTCGAGCTCGGCCCCGGTGAGCTCGGCCCGCGCCGCCACGTGCTCGCCGACGTCGACGGCGATGCGACGCCGGAGCTCGTGCTGCTCGGCGTGAGCGCGATCGACGGAGTGCGCTCGCTCGAGCTCGTGATCGTCCCGAGCGCGGAGCGAGGCGTCGTCGACGTCGGCGATCGCCGCGACGTGAACGACGCCCCGCTGCGCCTGCGCGTCCCGCTGCCCGACGCGCAGGCCCCATGA
- the efp gene encoding elongation factor P has translation MYDTSDIRKNLKVILDGAPCVVIDFQFVKPGKGQAFTRTKLRNMLTGNVLERTFKSGEKLAKADLEVRQMTFLYPEGDRYVFMDIESYEQSFLTAEQLGDSRFYLVDNMQVEILLWNEKPIGVTPPTHVDLKVVETEPGFKGDTSTNTLKAAKMHTGVTVMVPLFINEGDVLKIDTRTGEYVERAKK, from the coding sequence ATGTACGACACGTCCGACATCCGGAAGAACCTCAAGGTCATCCTCGACGGCGCGCCTTGCGTCGTGATCGACTTCCAGTTCGTGAAGCCCGGCAAGGGTCAGGCGTTCACGCGCACGAAGCTGCGCAACATGCTCACCGGCAACGTGCTCGAGCGCACGTTCAAGAGCGGTGAGAAGCTCGCCAAGGCGGACCTCGAGGTGCGTCAGATGACGTTCCTCTACCCCGAGGGCGATCGCTACGTCTTCATGGACATCGAGAGCTACGAGCAGAGCTTCCTGACGGCGGAGCAGCTCGGCGACAGCCGCTTCTATCTCGTCGACAACATGCAGGTCGAGATCCTGCTCTGGAACGAGAAGCCGATCGGCGTGACCCCGCCGACGCACGTCGATCTGAAGGTCGTCGAGACCGAGCCCGGCTTCAAGGGCGACACCAGCACGAACACGCTCAAGGCCGCCAAGATGCACACCGGCGTGACCGTGATGGTCCCGCTGTTCATCAACGAAGGCGACGTGCTGAAGATCGACACGCGCACCGGCGAGTACGTCGAGCGCGCGAAGAAGTGA
- the epmA gene encoding EF-P lysine aminoacylase EpmA: protein MRASARVMIDELARVAAPSTVCVAGRVTFVGPDRVRVEDASGAIGIELAACAPPPDYAWVRVEGAWDGSQMRALSVDVLRAPIGERWRVHGEWVRTHQDARRRMTLLTQRAAIVRAVRGWLDGAGFVEVETPSAVPSPGLDLHLDAFSLGNAREPRWLITSPEYQMKRLLSGGLERIYQLCRCYRRGEEGSRHQPEFTMLEWYRALAGSDDVMRDTEQMVAHAARTVLGTTRVEGERGAIELAAPWERLTVDEAFERYAGVRVADVLPDEERFFRILTETIEPELGRARPVFLIEWPASMASLAQLLPNGRADRFEAFVDAMELCNGFGELTDAVEQRARLQHDQRAREARGLPVYPLDERFLAALEEGMPPSGGNALGVDRLVMLLLGARDIDDVVALSAARL from the coding sequence ATGCGCGCGAGCGCGCGCGTGATGATCGACGAGCTGGCCCGCGTCGCGGCACCGAGCACGGTGTGCGTCGCGGGCCGCGTCACGTTCGTGGGCCCGGATCGCGTGCGCGTGGAGGACGCGAGCGGCGCGATCGGGATCGAGCTCGCCGCGTGCGCCCCGCCGCCCGACTACGCGTGGGTGCGCGTCGAGGGCGCGTGGGACGGATCGCAGATGCGTGCTCTGAGCGTCGATGTGCTCAGAGCACCCATCGGCGAGCGCTGGCGCGTGCACGGCGAGTGGGTGCGCACGCACCAGGACGCGCGCCGCAGGATGACGCTGCTGACGCAGCGTGCGGCGATCGTGCGCGCGGTGCGCGGCTGGCTCGACGGCGCGGGGTTCGTCGAGGTCGAGACGCCGAGCGCGGTGCCGAGCCCGGGGCTCGATCTGCACCTCGACGCGTTCTCGCTCGGCAATGCGCGCGAGCCGCGCTGGCTGATCACGAGCCCCGAGTACCAGATGAAGCGGCTCCTGAGCGGCGGGCTCGAGCGCATCTACCAGCTCTGTCGCTGCTATCGGCGCGGCGAGGAGGGCTCGCGACACCAGCCCGAGTTCACGATGCTCGAGTGGTATCGCGCGCTCGCGGGCTCGGACGACGTGATGCGCGACACCGAGCAGATGGTCGCGCACGCCGCGCGCACCGTGCTCGGCACGACGCGGGTCGAAGGAGAGCGCGGCGCGATCGAGCTCGCGGCTCCGTGGGAGCGACTCACCGTCGACGAGGCGTTCGAGCGCTACGCGGGCGTGCGCGTCGCGGACGTGCTGCCGGACGAAGAGCGCTTCTTCCGGATCCTCACCGAGACGATCGAGCCCGAGCTCGGTCGTGCGCGCCCGGTGTTCTTGATCGAGTGGCCCGCGAGCATGGCATCGCTCGCGCAGCTGCTGCCGAACGGGCGCGCCGATCGGTTCGAGGCGTTCGTCGACGCGATGGAGCTCTGCAACGGGTTCGGCGAGCTCACCGACGCGGTCGAGCAGCGCGCGCGCTTGCAGCACGATCAGCGCGCGCGTGAGGCGCGTGGTCTGCCGGTGTATCCGCTCGACGAGCGCTTCCTCGCCGCGCTCGAAGAAGGCATGCCGCCGAGCGGCGGCAACGCGCTCGGTGTCGATCGGCTCGTGATGCTGCTGCTCGGAGCGCGCGACATCGACGATGTCGTCGCGCTCTCCGCGGCGCGGCTGTGA